The sequence below is a genomic window from Macadamia integrifolia cultivar HAES 741 chromosome 1, SCU_Mint_v3, whole genome shotgun sequence.
gcgtaagctaTTCCAAATACCTTGgtaacaaagaagaagaaaaaaaaatggtccatTTAGTATAATTTTGAGCAGATAAAGAGTTTGGTCTACAAAAGCTAATTCAAAATTGATAGATATTAGTGCAGTCCATTTCGGTCTATTTTCTATTCTTGTAATGGTCTTTTTTCGGTTTGGCCTTTGTTTTGTATATATAATACCAAATAACCTAGTTCttgtttgggtttataaaactaTCCGAAATAGTAACTTCACTcatttacaattttatttttccatttttaaaacccaccccccaaaaaaaaaaaaattttattcctTTCTCCCGTCACATTTTCTACAATCACCCAGCCTGACCCTCCTTCAAGGCTACAAACCCCCAACCTTCCCTTGCCCCCCTTACCCACCTCCTGTTCTTGTCGGAAATTTGGCATTGCCCATCGCCAACAACACTAGCCACTTCCCTGTCCCTCTTCCATCTGTTGAACTTTGGGTTTGCCTTTTCTTAAAGATGTTGCTGATTTCAGAGAAGGGGATGCATGGTGGGGGTAAATTCAGGGTATGGGGCAAGGGCGGAGGTAGAGGCAGAGGTGAGAGCGGGAGTTGCCAAAGATGGGAGCAAGGGTGGGTTTTAAGGTATGGGGGTTATGATAATCGTCATTTAATTCAAACATAGAAGCTAAAGCAAAGGCCCAGGTTCATTTACCATTCTGGGTTTGGATTTAGCTAAGCAAAgcgatttgattctctttcttgATTTTGAACATATGCCTTTTTCTAATGTaattaatgagaagaaaagtgttgtttttgttttggtcttttAGGAGCTAGATTGTTTACTTGTCAGTTTAAGACAAGCAAGGCCACAGGTATGGTTGGCTGCGAGCTAGATTCACAAATCTCTAACACGAGCTCTCTTGTGAGAATAACCACATCGCCTTACCCATTCTTTCCTTGtcaccttcttttattttttttattttgtccttCTTGATAGTTAAAAAGATTGTCTTAAACATGTGCTTCCAAATCtacatgaaatattttttcagtCTCAACCATTGCCTCTACCAGATCTTCCTCTGTTCGATGATTGACTTCATCATCGCAAAGAAGTTGAATATATTCCCTTgcaattgtaattttttttttttagaagatagTCCCTTTTGGAGTTTTGCTGAAGTTCAAACACTATAATTTGTGGGATCTCCGCAATGAGCGGTAACCAAACAACTGCATAACCACCGAGTCTAGGATCTTGTTACATGTGAAAActaagaagaaatttttttttaaatgcttcATGTATGTTAatgctcattttttttcttaagtttcAATAAGATATTCAAAACATTTTTAAATAGAGAGAAGATACTCTGAGCTGACAAAATGAGGGAGTTTGCCAAATGTGAGTATGAGacaagatttcttttttttggtaaataaaacaatattcaccaatatggACAAAGAGGAGAGAGTGTGTGAGGAATGCCATCGACGACAATATATGATGATTTCCATAATGAAATAGGAGAATTAAATGAAATAGCTATTTCTATATAagcaaatttatttttattttgttttattttttattatctctTAAATTGTTGTTCATTTCTTAAGTGTTAAAATATCTTACTTGAATCTTTTCtagtaaataaataatttataaattttcttTCGTAAATGTACTgtgtaaaatataaatttactactactactacattATTGTCTTTGAGCAAGCGGTGTAAGCTTGAGTgggctctctttctctctcctcttgatattctctctcatctccAGTCTTATTGAGGAATTATGTCCCTTACTTCCCATTGGCTGGTCCCCCCACAGTCAGCTTAGAAAGTACTTGGCCAAATTAGTCACATTTGACAAATAATACTTTATatctcaaatttaatgaaaattttattaggACTTCTAAGAAATGAAGAGCACATAAGTATACAATCATATTTACTACATGATGATTAGATGCCCAATCACAACATAGCTATTAGGAATAATATTGTCAAGCCCGCTTAGAACTCCATGTTGTATTGAAGcctaaagaagaaaatatgatgCAAGCAATATATTTTGTGCTCCACAATGAACTGttatttttctaccaaaaaaaaaaaaaaaaaaaataataataataataaaaatgaactGCTATTTTCAATTCAGGGTTAATCGGATTCTGTAAGTATTAGTTCAATTTAGTTTGTGAGGccataaaattcaaattcaataggCGACTCATTAACTATGGTTTGACTATTACAAGTATaaactaaaaatagaaaattttaagtATTTCATATATTTTAAAGCACATTTTAACGATTTCTTAAGTTTCAATAAGATATTCAAATATTTCTAAATAGGGAGAGGGTCCTCTAAGCCAACCCAATGGAGGGGCTGGCCAATTGAGAGTACGGGACATGATTTATCAATAGGGTGAGAGGGGTGAATGTgtgtgaggagagagaaagatagcCCACTGACATATTCTATGCTATTATCtcaaactactttttttttttttaaataatatttatttctttgttaaCGAGAGACCGGTTAAACTTggtgaaaacatcctctgccgTAGATACGGTGAAGCGGTATGCATCTAATGGTTGGAACAACATTGGGGCACGTGCCAATGTCGTCTCGACCTTTCGATGCTTGCCGCACCACCTCACCCGCGACAGACAATCATTACTCTTAAACCTGAGTGGTTACGAAATATTGTATTGAAACCCAGATAAGAGAAtatgatgcaagagttacattTGTGCTCCataatgaaatattatttttaattcataGTTGTCTGATTCTCTAAGTCTTAGTTCATTTTAGTTTGTGAGCCTTAAGATTTTAATattgtaaaataatttttttggtagaaattctTGAAAAGATTCAAGtaatataaattatttattttaaataataataataataactatggctctctttggtttgatttctatttgaatttatttgacttatttctatttttacaaatgtttggtataatttatagcacttatttttatttataataaattagaataaatcacaaatcacaaattactcccaagttatttgtgatttgtggtaacaaatcatttatgttgatttttgctaccttaaatgagcatgtGTATCATCTCGCTCGAAGCTCAAAATTGAAGGTGAAAATTTAAACCTATTTTctaattatataatctattttataaatagaaacCCAACGAATACTTTTtttggtccataatttattgtcacaaataatttataaaaaatagttaattaatacaaatagaaatcataccaaagagagcctataTTATaatgttttattattttacgtatttttataaattcaatttttaaaattatatatatatatataattttttttttttataatttaatggTGTGATAACAATGAAGAATCTTAAGATCCAGATCCACAAAGAGGCATCTGACAGTTGGAAGCTGTCCACGCATGTCTGATGCCTATCTGGATAGCCAAATCATTAGAGAGTATTCTGACGCTATTGGTGAAACCAATAAAGCCcgatcaattgacacccctacactgACCTGTAGACCTTCAGGCAAAGTCAAAATCAAAATGTCTAATTGAGAGTGACTACGACTATAGACTATATAATGTAGTACTGAAACTATTTATTTCTCACCTACCATAGCCAAAGCCAAAAACACTCTCCCGGATTCTCCCCATCAAAGATCCAAACCAGCCCTTTTTATTACTTTGTCACTTTAAAACATAATCAAAATTTATTGACCCATCGATTCAAGCGTGCCCCAGTCTATTCATAGATAAATAGAGCAGTGGGCCCTCGCAGCAGGAGATTAATGGCACTGTTCAgtccctccctcctccctttcCTTTCTCAAAAAAGTCATTGGCTACTGTAATACTACTACCATTACCATAACTTTAGATGAAGGCGAAGGCCCCTCCACCTCCCTCGCCATGATCACAGCTCAGTGAGCTCATGAGAGAATTTAAAGAGAACAGAGATTTGTATCGTCAGTTTCAGAGATGAACTGTCATCCATCTCCCCTGATATCCGGAGCCACCACCAATTCCTCAAAGCTCAATTaagatctttctttcttttctccaccTTAGAATCTTAATccaatcaaacaaaagataaacTACCCAAAATCAAGAGGATTACAACAACAGATGAGGACAGTAAAGAAAACATGAGGACCCCAAAGAATTCCCATCAACCATTCCCATCTAAACAATCTCATAAGAACACTTAActtcaaaaggaaaattattAAAGAAACAACTTTTTCTTAATCATCAGATACAaaaaatttccaccaaaaatgtAATAATACCGAATCAAACTCCACAGCCCACAGcaacagtgaaaaaaaaagaaaaaaaaaaaaagagagaaggactGGGCTTTGGgatgattttcctttccttttcttcttcttcttcttcttcttcttctccttcttctttaatTATATATTATCAGTAAGAAATTATGATATGGGTTTTTTCATATATGTAATAATAACATCTAAACAAGAGAGAAAAGCAGAGGATGAGATTGTATGTGCAAGTTGAGAACACAATTAGAAGATTCAAAACAGAGGAGCTCTGCGAGGAGTTCCTTTTCTCTTGCGCTTTCGCTTCGACGGATTACTCTCTTTCTGCTGATCACTCGATTCCTCCCCAGACTCTGCAATATTGAGTTCTCGAACTGGAAGGGACACTGATGGAGGACTAAGACTCTTTTTACTTCCCTTTTCTGCAACTTTTGAAAGCTGAGCGACCCAGAAACCAAATTCAGATCAAGTGAAAAAACCCAACTGATCGGAAATAAAATTTATGAATTGGGTGTATGCGAAACCTTACCTTGCAAGCGATCGAGCAGTATCGATAAGGCTCCTGTAAGCTTCTATCGCATACCTCGCAAGCTACGCCATTGCTGTTTGATTTCGATGTTTTCAGGTTCGGACGAGGATTTAAAAATACGACCTTTGCCAGATTGGATAGATACGACTGCCAGACCAATTCATGAACAAATTGTTAGTAAAATTGAGATTAAACATCAAGAATTGCAAATTAATATGAAACAGAGATTAGAATACCTGGATTTTGGAACAATTTACATGTTTTTCAATTTCATCGACGCGAACTACTTCATGATAGACATATTTGCGAATCTGAATCTGTTGATGAAAGTCATGAGCACAGGAACAGATGCAATGCTGACAGATACTTCGGCCACAGTTGATACAGAACAAATTCATCTCGTTCTTGCGGTATTCTTGATGAAGTAAACAAGAAAGGAAGAACTTGGTCTTCAGGAATGTTTCGATCCAGTCAGGCGGTGGCCTCTTTATCCTCCGAATTGTCCTCTGAATTGGTGCGCTCACCTGCAATTTGAATCGGTGAAGCCATTCAATAATTAAAATTCATCGAAAAATCCAAGAATTGTAAAAGAAAaccttaaaaagaaaccaagaagatggagaattgAGCGGAATTCAGAACcagaaaaatgagaaaacttAGGAACAGATAAAGAAGACAAAATTCTCACCATTTTCACggtttgaaatcaaaatttggcACTGATTTCTTCGAGAAGATGAAGATCAGAGAATGGATTttgaattgagctatgaattaAAGATTAAAAATGGGCGAGAAATCGAACGAGTGTTTGAGCGATTGCGGCCATAACTTAGAGAAGAACCAGAGAAGCAGAGAGTGAAGAGAGAagataaaatggaaaatctatGAAAGCTCTGCTCCATATtccaatataaatatataatgtgGGCTCCATCCCCGGGCGGTAAGCTAAATGCATCAGGATCGTCCAATCTAGATTAATCTGACGTCAGAAATCAGGCTAACGGGTCATCTCATTTTAATTAGCTGTAAACACCGTTGGATGTGGTTCTTCGATACTTTTGGGTGGGCCAATGCGGATGGGGAAACCCTAGTGACAGTGGAGAAGCGTGGGGGTTTTGGAATCTGATGCGTTTTGATTGGTGACACGTGGCATAGTGAACCAGTAATGTGCTTTCCCGCTCATTCTAACGAGAGAGTCTTCTCTAGTTCCCCGTTTCGCAATTGGAGTACTAATCTTAAATTCaggaagtctttttttttttgggtaaaaaattcgGGAAGTCCACGAGAGTTGGACACTGAAGTGAATGAAACACAGCTAATGCCAAAAACGCTCTTTTATCTGACATGACATAATATACCGAGAATACCCTTAAATGCTATTTCGGCTCTTATTCACTTTCCCACATCGCTAGAAGGTTTGTGTTAGCCTGTTAGGGTTAGAAATTCATCTCAATGGATCATGGTTATAAGTATTGGTTTAGTATTGGTTgtattggattgatattggctgAGATCAATTCTACATCCTTAATCAATCCGTATTAATTATTTGAATCGTTtcagggtaaaatagtaaaaattagtacttaaaaaaaaagaggggccAAAACCTTGGTATATGTAGATATCGACATCGTCCAATAAATCCATGCAAtagattgaaaaggaaaaaaaaaaaatcttagtttcattttttatcaTGAATGTCATAGGTCAactaaccaaaagaaaaaagaaaaaaaaatctctcagaccagagagtgatcccacgatTGGAAGGCCCAAGGACCAGAGAATGATCAAACCATTGGAAGGACCTTGGCAAATTTCTCGAGGTCACCCCAACTATGGAATCACTCTATGGTCCTTGCGCTCAGTGAGTGTGATAGTGCGATGAGCATCGAATGGATGAGAGTATTCAGGCATGTGTCCCGAGATCTTTTCAActatccgatgctcactgcaccatCGCATTCATTGCAGATGATGTTTTTACCGAGTTCCGGGTCAATCTGTACTTTGACACCACTACTTATGACTTAGCAGcacttgttttattttatactcatttttcttaaaaaactTCAATTAAAAGAACATATATTTGTCAGCCAGATGCAGGGAATTATTTCCGAGATGTTCAATTGTTAAAGTTGAATAATTCATTTACCATACAACAACCTTCAAGAGATGCACATACACGCGGACAGCCCTCAAGCTTCACAATATATAAATTATTCAATCTTCCTATAACATTACTAACTTATAAACTattttgtcttgaattcttgacccgtttcgctccaacatattttggtgaaaTTGAGATCTGTGGTGAAAGtaaaggggttgggccgatatgCCCAAGCGCAGAGCCTaacactgatctcgtatgggggtgtaCAGTATGGTTCAATAGGATTGATCATGACCTAATGGGTGAACCCGCGACTtggaatatataatgtactattatcttattgagaaagtcattgtaattttagggggttttttgagctagggtttcaaaagCAATTTTCTTGCCGTTGTTTGGGTGTAATATCTTTTATGCATagtgaaatatcttcttcttcgcttgaggacgtagcacaccacactagtatgtgaacctcgttaaatctttatGTTATGCAGATCTATTATCTTGGTTTATTTTCGAATTTCTTTGTGTTTAATCTCAGAGAAACTAACtctaaataggaaacaaattcaatccaaacaagttgaaacaaattaaaaaattactaTCTCCTACTTATCCTACTTAAAATatttccaaataaataaaactttCTAAAATCCTATTAGAGACCAAAGACTATAGATCTTATTCATCTCCGTTTGCATACGCAGATGGATTTAGATCAGCTACGGTTGTACACCAGCATCAATTCCCTCGCTGTCCAGAATAACTCGTCCACGCTTGTGCTGATCAATCGATTCCACCACAGACTCTGCATCATTGAGTTCTGGAATTGGATGGGGCATTAATGGAGGACTAGGACTCTTATCCTTTCCCTTTTCTGCAACTACTGAAACCTTGCAAGCGATCGAGCAGTATCGATAAGGCTCCTGTAAGCTTCTCTCACATGCCTCACAAGCTGCGCCTCCGCTTTCTGATTTCGATATTTTTACTCGCGGACGAGGGTTTAAAAATACGATCTTTGCCAGATTCGACAGATACGACTGCAAAACCAATTCATGAACAAATTGTTATTAAAACTGAGATTAAACATCAAAGAATTGAAAATTAATATGAAACAAGATTAGTATACCTGGATTTGGGAACAATTTATATGCTTTTCAATTTCATCGACACGAACTACTTCTTGATAGACATATCTGCGAATCTGAAGCTGTTGATGAAGGTCATGAGCAGAGGAGGAGAGGCAATTCTGACAGATACTTTGGTTACAGTCGATACAGAAAAAATTCATCTTATTTTCTCGGAGTTCCTCATGATTTACACAAGAACTGAAGAACTTGGTCTTCAGAAATGATTCGACCCACTCGTTTCTCATCTGCAACTTTTTAAATCAATGAAACCATTCAATAACTAAAATTCATcgaaaaatttaaagaaaaccttaaaaagaggcaaagaagatggagatttGAGAGGAATTCAGAAccagaaaaaggagaaaacttAGGAAcaggtaaagaagaagaaaaatctcACCATTTTTACggtttggaatcaaaatttcgCCCTAATTTCTTCGAGAAGATGAAGATCAGAGAATGATTTGTGAATTGAGCTACGAATTAGAGATTAAAAATGTCGAGAATCGAAGGAATGTTTGAGCGATTGCGGCCATAACTTATAGAGGGAAAAATCTGGGCCCCATCCCTGGCCTGTAAGTTAAGTGCATTAGGAGTCTTCCCTAGATCCCTGTTTCGCTATGGGAATACAAATCTTAAATTCGGGAAGTCCAGCAGAGTTGGACTCTGAGGTGGACGTGGATCTCCTGAAAGACCGAATGCCATAAACGATCTTTTTGTCTGACCAAATATACCGAGAATACCCTCaataataactttttttttttttttttttgttttagtgaaggaaaaaaaaaaaaaattgcatagcATCACATGGTTGAGGGTGATccgattcctctccatagaaccAGAGACAAGAGACTGATCCCACGGCTAGAAGTAACTGGACATACATCCTGAGGTCAACTCAACCGTGGAATCACTCTTTGGTACTTGGGCTCTAGGGTGTCAAAAGTGGGAGATCTGGACCATCTACGCCATGGTAGCAGTGGGACTGCACATTTGACGATGTGAAGCACCCAAACATTGACCCCAACACACCGGCATGCGCCACAAGGTGATCCAGGCCTTAGGATGTGTGTTGCCACCCTTGTTGTACCATAGAGGAGCTCCATACGTCAAATGGGCAttaggatcctctccaacgccCAAACCTGCCCAACTTGCAATAGATGGCTGGGAGGACTTGAGGGTGTGTGCCCGGTTCCTCCTAAACATTCAATGTACAATGGAGTGGAGCCTGATTTGTCGAATGGTTGaatcaaattgattttttacccgccctccccctccccctccaaaTACACATTTTTACCTATATTAGGTCAGATCAAAATCAGACGGACAAGGTTTGTCTTTTGGTAGAGACGGATAGGGTGTTCAGTCCATAAAAATTAAACTGAAATCCAAAGTGTTGTACTGCTTGGTCTTGGTCCATTGTAGGTTTCCTTTAAACGGTCTATTATTGGTATAGTCACTGTTTtccatatgaaaaataaaaaaaaataaagtgtaaAAAgtaataaacttttttttttggggggtctAAACTCCAAACAATCAGTT
It includes:
- the LOC122084305 gene encoding protein RGF1 INDUCIBLE TRANSCRIPTION FACTOR 1-like; the encoded protein is MVSAPIQRTIRRIKRPPPDWIETFLKTKFFLSCLLHQEYRKNEMNLFCINCGRSICQHCICSCAHDFHQQIQIRKYVYHEVVRVDEIEKHVNCSKIQSYLSNLAKVVFLNPRPNLKTSKSNSNGVACEVCDRSLQEPYRYCSIACKLSKVAEKGSKKSLSPPSVSLPVRELNIAESGEESSDQQKESNPSKRKRKRKGTPRRAPLF
- the LOC122084310 gene encoding protein RGF1 INDUCIBLE TRANSCRIPTION FACTOR 1-like isoform X2, translated to MMRNEWVESFLKTKFFSSCVNHEELRENKMNFFCIDCNQSICQNCLSSSAHDLHQQLQIRRYVYQEVVRVDEIEKHINCSQIQSYLSNLAKIVFLNPRPRVKISKSESGGAACEACERSLQEPYRYCSIACKVSVVAEKGKDKSPSPPLMPHPIPELNDAESVVESIDQHKRGRVILDSEGIDAGVQP
- the LOC122084310 gene encoding protein RGF1 INDUCIBLE TRANSCRIPTION FACTOR 1-like isoform X1 — protein: MLQMRNEWVESFLKTKFFSSCVNHEELRENKMNFFCIDCNQSICQNCLSSSAHDLHQQLQIRRYVYQEVVRVDEIEKHINCSQIQSYLSNLAKIVFLNPRPRVKISKSESGGAACEACERSLQEPYRYCSIACKVSVVAEKGKDKSPSPPLMPHPIPELNDAESVVESIDQHKRGRVILDSEGIDAGVQP